The following proteins are encoded in a genomic region of Montipora foliosa isolate CH-2021 chromosome 10, ASM3666993v2, whole genome shotgun sequence:
- the LOC137973956 gene encoding tyrosine-protein kinase receptor torso-like, with product MTYVTMQPPLLDDSGAGFSMASILGFSIGGVSLLGFLLLIGFSCHKRVRKKHPAKWTAKDIKPLNSYEIPPERIELLEEVGQGAFGKVHKAKLIDGLEFFNKNTKDCCEKNFKYKIVAVKELHENANEEEKLEFLNEIDLMKVLGKSPNVLSFVGCWTEATPQKTPLRLIMEYVPHGDLLHWLRAKRSQIKGSTLGAVVITESKKQYAETKECNTATLDQGGEADGIKTVVLYENSCISTCAPEHEEIIASGNIDSASPLMCFPSTSAEDHKETITSSRNECVIPLIAISCPTTSGEGQKKALPSGNDECTIPFLSLPSISGEEYDETIASGNSKSTIPLSSIPPAYAGDDEGDLIGDINDESGIPLLNCSSTYPAGNEGTDIADGSNAIPLVVVSSSASNQKDVPTKNMGNECDEDCESFAPLDLIKLAWQIASGMKGLVHRDLAARNILVGHGKRVKIADFGLMRHLYHEVYKVDTGKKLPVKWMAPESIFEEIFTTRSDVWSYGVVLWEIATLGGSPYALKKHKEVLESLKSGYRLEKPDICTDRVYTLMTDCWNQDPDERPSFERLYKRLDDMLEEQAEYFSWDNHDESKYYYSTQASKTAEVDEVDNLEVANLPDVSKQGSNAAEADEAVIIQVEKPENVSKGQETEV from the exons ATGACTTATGTAACCATGCAGCCGCCATTGTTAGATGACAGTGGAGCAGGTTTTTCCATGGCGAGTATTCTTGGTTTTTCCATTGGCGGTGTATCTTTGCTTGGCTTTCTCCTTCTTATTGGTTTTTCTTGCCATAAAAGGGTAAGGAAGAAGCATCCTGCAAAGTG GACAGCAAAGGATATTAAACCACTGAATTCCTACGAAATTCCTCCGGAGAGAATAGAATTATTGGAAGAGGTGGGTCAGGGAGCATTTGGGAAGGTGCACAAAGCCAAATTGATTGACGGATTGGAGTTCTTTAACAAGAATACCAAAGACTGCTGTGAGAAAAATTTCAAGTACAAGATCGTTGCTGTTAAAGAATTACATG aaaacGCCAATGAAGAGGAGAAATTAGAATTTCTGAACGAGATTGATCTCATGAAAGTACTGGGGAAGAGTCCAAACGTGCTGAGTTTTGTTGGCTGTTGGACAGAGGCCACTCCACAGAAGACGCCTCTTCGTCTGATTATGGAGTATGTTCCCCATGGAGACTTGCTTCACTGgttgagagcaaaaagaagtCAG ATTAAAGGTTCTACCTTGGGAGCTGTCGTTATTACTGAAAGCAAAAAACAGTATGCAGAGACAAAAGAATGCAACACAGCTACACTAGACCAG GGTGGTGAAGCAGATGGGATTAAAACAGTTGTGTTGTATGAAAACAGCTGCATTTCCACATGTGCCCCAGAACATGAGGAAATCATCGCTTCTGGCAACATTGATTCTGCATCACCCTTGATGTGCTTCCCCTCTACATCGGCAGAAGATCACAAAGAAACAATCACCTCTAGCAGAAATGAATGTGTGATACCCTTGATTGCCATTAGCTGCCCTACCACATCTGGGGAAGGACAGAAAAAAGCCCTCCCTTCTGGCAACGATGAATGCACAATACCCTTTTTAAGCCTCCCTTCAATAAGTGGAGAAGAATATGATGAAACCATTGCTTCTGGCAACAGTAAAAGCACAATACCATTGTCCAGCATCCCTCCTGCTTATGCAGGAGACGATGAAGGAGATCTCATCGGTGATATCAATGATGAAAGTGGGATTCCTTTGCTCAACTGCTCTTCAACATATCCAGCAGGAAATGAAGGAACTGACATCGCTGATGGCAGCAATGCGATACCTTTGGTGGTAGTTTCGTCATCCGCGTCAAACCAGAAAGATGTTCCCACCAAAAATATGGGCAATGAATGTGATGAGGATTGCGAGTCATTTGCTCCACTTGATCTTATAAAACTTGCCTGGCAGATTGCAAGTGGCATG AAGGGCCTAGTCCACAGGGACTTAGCAGCAAGGAACATTCTCGTGGGTCATGGTAAGAGAGTCAAGATTGCTGACTTTGGATTGATGAGACATTTGTACCATGAGGTGTACAAAGTAGACACTGGGAAGAAACTGCCAGTGAAGTGGATGGCTCCCGAGTCAATTTTTGAAGAGATCTTCACCACCAGGAGCGATGT TTGGTCCTATGGCGTGGTCCTGTGGGAAATCGCAACTCTTG GGGGCTCACCTTACGCTCTGAAGAAACACAAAGAGGTCTTGGAGAGCTTGAAGAGTGGTTACAGACTGGAAAAACCTGACATCTGCACAGACCGTGT GTACACCTTGATGACAGATTGTTGGAACCAGGATCCAGATGAACGACCAAGCTTTGAGCGGCTGTATAAGAGACTTGACGATATGTTGGAGGAGCAAGCGGAGTACTTTAGCTGGGACAATCACGACGAATCGAAATATTATTATAGCACACAGGCGTCAAAGACAGCAGAAGTTGATGAAGTTGACAACCTTGAAGTTGCAAACCTGCCGGATGTGTCCAAG CAGGGGTCAAATGCAGCAGAAGCCGATGAAGCAGTCATAATCCAAGTTGAAAAACCAGAGAATGTGTCCAAG GGGCAAGAAACAGAAGTTTAG
- the LOC137972650 gene encoding uncharacterized protein: MDCMFSVNRGPLTPRKRDASQFEECRRRAQIQRMKNAFRRLLFRSEPTIGEEHLRRSAKCTAVAPSTRGDLVVEKKYEDLIHDFVPDCFEHIQNFHHYRSDLARINSGFKVIYLSDSERTANSENELRKVYKQYVKSVSPNSSFKGHLQRVRGNTMQPEKIENKNEVAKDTLTFPTRQRWSERATPPWQQYRVLCDAFRLNNSPQSVVCRKRYPNGYKRPKFVSTTELEYYIHVVSEAYV; the protein is encoded by the exons ATGGACTGTATGTTTAGCGTCAATCGCGGGCCATTGACACCGCGCAAACGAGACGCTTCACAGTTTGAGGAATGTCGACGAAGAGCGCAAATTCAAAGAATGAAGAACGCTTTCCGCAGGTTGTTATTCCGTTCAGAACCGACTATCGGAGAAGAGCATCTGAGAAGATCAGCAAAATGCACTGCTGTAGCACCAAGCACAAGGGGCGaccttgttgttgaaaagaaatACGAAGATTTGATTCACGACTTCGTGCCTGATTGCTTCGAGCATATTCAGAATTTCCATCATTACCGGAGCGATCTGGCAAGGATAAACTCCGGCTTCAAGGTAATATATCTAAGCGACAGTGAAAGGACAGCAAATAGTGAGAACGAGCTTAGAAAGGTATATAAACAATATGTCAAAAGTGTAAGCCCGAATTCTTCTTTTAAAGGTCATTTGCAAAGGGTCCGTGGGAATACTATGCAACCAGAAAAGATAGAAAACAAGAACGAGGTTGCCAAGGATACTTTAACTTT CCCCACGAGACAAAGATGGAGTGAAAGGGCAACTCCTCCGTGGCAACAATACAGAGTTCTCTGCGATGCATTTCGACTAAACAACTCGCCCCAGAGCGTCGTGTGCCGGAAACGTTACCCCAATGGGTATAAAAGACCAAAGTTTGTGTCCACCACAGAGCTTGAGTACTATATTCATGTTGTATCCGAAGCGTATGTATGA